A single region of the Halorubrum depositum genome encodes:
- a CDS encoding cytochrome P450 — protein MSVTPPGPIGDPVFGNGRQYADDPFSFMRACADSYGDVVRFDLGPRETYLLTNPADVERVLVADAERYRKPQFGDDAMDTLLGNGLLMSEGEAWQRQRRLANPSFHNQRIGALAGTMVDHTESQLADWSDGDVVDVQLEVARLTVKIIVSAMFGADITDEEVKTVQEKLEPLGARFEPDPRRFLIPNWVPTRENREFDAAIDTLESVIDGIVERRRGTERDPSVDPAGPEGVAVRGPAGDGDGDLPMDLLSVLLRARDRGEQTDENLRDELVTMLLAGHDTTALALTYTFYLLSNHPEARERVAAEAEAAVGGGRASDDATDGGRAADDATAAASGGAPTAADAREMKYTERVLNESMRLYPPVYTLFREPKLDVKIGGYRIPEGSALMLSQWVVHRSPRWYDDPETFDPSRWKPERRSQRPRFAYFPFGGGPRHCIGKAFSLLEAKLILAKVCSQYDLEYEGPELSLRGSLTMHPDHPVPMRIRER, from the coding sequence ATGTCCGTCACGCCGCCCGGACCCATCGGCGATCCCGTCTTCGGCAACGGCCGCCAGTACGCCGACGACCCGTTTTCGTTCATGCGCGCCTGCGCCGACAGCTACGGAGACGTCGTCCGGTTCGACCTGGGCCCCCGGGAGACGTACCTGCTGACGAACCCCGCCGACGTCGAGCGCGTCCTCGTCGCCGACGCCGAGCGCTACCGGAAGCCGCAGTTCGGCGACGACGCCATGGACACCCTGCTCGGGAACGGCCTCCTCATGAGCGAGGGCGAGGCGTGGCAGCGCCAGCGGAGGCTGGCGAATCCCTCCTTCCACAACCAACGAATCGGGGCGCTCGCGGGGACGATGGTCGACCACACCGAGTCGCAGCTCGCGGACTGGAGCGACGGCGACGTGGTCGACGTCCAGCTCGAAGTCGCCCGCCTCACCGTCAAGATCATCGTGTCGGCGATGTTCGGCGCCGACATCACCGACGAGGAGGTGAAGACGGTACAGGAGAAGCTGGAGCCGCTCGGCGCCCGGTTCGAGCCCGACCCCCGCCGCTTCCTGATCCCGAACTGGGTGCCGACCCGCGAGAACCGCGAGTTCGACGCCGCCATCGACACCCTCGAGTCCGTGATCGACGGGATCGTGGAGCGCCGGCGCGGGACCGAGCGCGACCCGTCCGTGGACCCCGCCGGCCCCGAGGGCGTCGCGGTGCGCGGCCCCGCCGGCGACGGCGACGGGGACCTCCCGATGGACCTCCTCTCCGTCCTCCTACGCGCCCGCGACCGCGGCGAGCAGACCGACGAGAACCTCCGCGACGAGCTGGTGACGATGTTACTGGCGGGCCACGACACGACGGCGCTCGCGCTGACGTACACGTTCTACCTGCTCTCGAACCACCCCGAGGCCCGCGAGCGGGTGGCCGCGGAGGCCGAAGCGGCGGTCGGTGGCGGTCGCGCATCGGACGACGCGACCGATGGCGGTCGCGCAGCGGACGACGCGACCGCCGCCGCCTCCGGCGGCGCCCCCACCGCCGCCGACGCCCGCGAGATGAAGTACACCGAGCGCGTGCTCAACGAGTCGATGCGACTGTATCCCCCCGTCTACACCCTGTTCCGCGAGCCGAAGCTCGACGTGAAGATCGGAGGGTACCGGATCCCGGAGGGGTCCGCGCTCATGCTGTCGCAGTGGGTAGTCCACCGGTCGCCGCGCTGGTACGACGACCCCGAGACGTTCGACCCGAGCCGGTGGAAACCGGAGCGTCGGAGCCAGCGTCCGCGATTCGCGTACTTCCCGTTCGGCGGCGGGCCGCGCCACTGCATCGGGAAGGCGTTCTCGCTGCTGGAGGCGAAGCTGATCCTGGCGAAGGTCTGCTCGCAGTACGACCTCGAGTACGAGGGTCCCGAGCTCTCGCTGCGCGGTTCGCTGACGATGCACCCGGACCATCCGGTACCGATGCGCATCCGCGAGCGGTAG
- a CDS encoding DUF7554 family protein translates to MDRTSDDRADVDDLLKVILGLAIVWLLLEILGAVLEVTFALLDALPTLIVLAIVVLIALRLTDRI, encoded by the coding sequence ATGGACCGAACCTCCGACGACCGCGCCGACGTCGACGACCTGCTGAAGGTGATTCTGGGGCTCGCTATCGTGTGGCTTCTCCTGGAGATCCTCGGCGCCGTGCTGGAGGTCACGTTCGCGCTCTTGGACGCGCTTCCGACGCTTATCGTCCTCGCGATCGTCGTGTTAATCGCCTTACGGCTCACCGACCGGATCTGA
- a CDS encoding 2'-5' RNA ligase family protein: MFSLNVPLPPALGELAADLHPKLSGFDRVRDRHTLVCKRLGVGDVPDRVAGDAPSAPPNAASGADPTLSKPDALAALREDLRPLLSGTDPFDVAVTGVDVFDAPASGSRPVVYLAIESEALVRLHHRLCAAYGAIEGIEGDDFVPHVTLARGGNPDPGVVADLVSAEIEPIRWRVHAMEVYDPEFREVAATIHL; this comes from the coding sequence GTGTTCAGCCTGAACGTCCCGCTCCCGCCCGCGCTCGGCGAGCTCGCGGCCGATCTCCACCCGAAACTCTCGGGGTTCGACCGCGTGCGCGACCGTCACACGCTCGTCTGCAAGCGCCTCGGCGTCGGGGACGTCCCGGATCGCGTCGCGGGCGACGCTCCCTCCGCCCCGCCGAACGCCGCTTCCGGCGCCGATCCGACCCTCTCCAAGCCTGACGCGCTCGCGGCGCTCCGCGAGGACCTCCGACCGCTGCTGTCGGGAACCGACCCGTTCGACGTCGCCGTGACCGGCGTCGACGTCTTCGACGCGCCGGCGTCCGGCTCGCGGCCGGTGGTGTACCTCGCGATCGAGAGCGAGGCTCTCGTTCGGCTCCATCACCGTCTGTGCGCCGCTTACGGCGCGATCGAGGGGATCGAGGGCGACGACTTCGTCCCGCACGTCACCCTGGCGCGCGGCGGCAATCCCGACCCGGGCGTCGTGGCCGACCTCGTGAGCGCGGAGATCGAGCCGATCCGGTGGCGCGTCCACGCGATGGAGGTGTACGACCCCGAGTTCCGCGAGGTCGCCGCGACTATCCATTTATAA